The nucleotide window GGCTCTCGGCCGAGATGCGGTCGAGGTCGGTGTGGTCGATGAGGGCGATCTCCCCGGGCTGGAGCCGGCCGACCAGGGTCTTCGTCCGGCGATCGGCCCGGACCACGCCCCGGAGGACCCCGGGGGCGGCGGCCACCTCGACCCCACCGGACGCGCGCGCCCCCCGCCGGAACATGGCGCCCAGTGTAGCCGGGTCAGGGAAAAGCTTTCCGCTTTGCGCCGATCCAGCGGGCGCCCGGGCCTAGGGCCGTGCCCCTCACGGGCGGTCCCCCGGCTGAGGTGAGGGACTTTTGTCCCGGGCAGTGGGACAAATGTCCCCGAGATGATGTGGTACCGATCGTCCCGCCGCCCGCGCGCGGCTACCCGCCGATGTACGAGCCCGGGTTGAACCGGGACTTGAAGCGCATGAAGAAGCCGTCGTCCTTCAGGCGCACCAGGCGCAGCGGGACCGGGTGCGGCCGCACTGTCACGGCTGAGCCGGTGGGCAGCATGCCCACCTGGTGCCCGTCGGCCACCAGGGCTCCCGAATGCCCCACCAGCCGCACGGTGACCGGCCGGTCCGGGCCGACGACCACCGACCGCCAGCGGATCGAGTGGGCGCACACCGGCGTGAGGACCATGACGTCCAACTCCGGCTCCACCACCGGGCCACCGGCAGACAGGGAGTAGGCGGTGGACCCGGTGGAGGTGGCCACGATGAAGCCGTCGGCGGTGTACTGGGCCACCGATTCGCCCCCGACCGAGACGTCGATGTCCACCACGGTCGAGGGGGCCGACTTCTCCACCACTACCTCGTTGAGCGCCACCGCCGAGACCAGCAGCGCACCGTCGAGGGTCGCCTCCCCGGCCAGCATCCGGCGGGGCTCGATGGTGTAGTCCCCCGCCTCAAGGGCCTCCACGGCACCGGCGAGGTTGTCGCCCTCGGCGGAGGACAGGAACCCCATCCGGCCGAGGTTCACGCCCAGCAGCGGCACGCCCCGGCCGGCGGCGACCCCGGCCGCCCGCAGCATGGTCCCGTCCCCGCCGAGGGCCACCACCAGGTCGTAGGCTCCGCCGGCGTCCGCCTGGGCCACCGAGATCGAATGGGCAGTGGCCAGGGCCTGCAGCTCGTCATAGGCCCGCCGGGCGGGCTCGGCGGTCGGGTGGACGACGGCCCCGATCGACCGCAGCGGCGCCTCGGCCGCCATCAGGCACCACCGCCGTCCACCGGAGGGCGCCGGCGGGCGTGCACGAAGAACTCCTGGTTGCCGTGGGTCCCGGTGAGCCGGGAGGGTGCCTCGGCCAGCGTCTCGGCACCTTGGTGGCGCAGGGCGGCCACCACCCGCTCCACCGCCCGGGCCTGCACGGCCGGATCCCGGACGATGCCTCGCGCGCCCACATCGCCCCGGGGGGCTTCGAACTGGGGCTTCACGAGCAGGACCAGTGCGCCCCCGAGGGCGGTCGCCGCAACCAGCTGGCCGGCGACGGCCTCGAGCGAGATGAAGCTGAGGTCGGCCACAACGAGATCGAAGGGTTCACCCAGTGCGGCGGCATCCATCGTGCGGAGGTTGGAGCGCTCGAAGAGCGTGACCCGCGGGTCCTGGCGGAGGCGCCAGTCGAAGTCGCCGTAGCCCACGTCCACCGCGGTGACGGATGCCGCACCGTGCTGCAGCAGGCAATCGGTGAAGCCGCCCACTCCGGCCCCGGCATCGAGGCAGCGCCGGCCGCCGACGGCCACGCCCAGGTCCTCCAGTGCCCCGTCGAGCTTCAGGCCCCCCCGGGTCACGTAGCGGGTGGTGGCCTCGACGGTGACGGCGCTCGATTCGGCCACGAGCATCCCGGCCTGGAGCCCGGGCGAGCCGTCCACCAAGACCCGGCGCTCGGCGATCAGCTCGCGGGCACGGGTGGCGTCGGGGGCCAGACCCACCTGCACCAGCTGGCGGTCGAGCCGGCGCCGCGGCGGGGCCATCAGCGTGGGAGCGGTGGCGACTCGGTGGCCTCCAGGG belongs to Actinomycetota bacterium and includes:
- a CDS encoding NAD(+)/NADH kinase, which produces MAAEAPLRSIGAVVHPTAEPARRAYDELQALATAHSISVAQADAGGAYDLVVALGGDGTMLRAAGVAAGRGVPLLGVNLGRMGFLSSAEGDNLAGAVEALEAGDYTIEPRRMLAGEATLDGALLVSAVALNEVVVEKSAPSTVVDIDVSVGGESVAQYTADGFIVATSTGSTAYSLSAGGPVVEPELDVMVLTPVCAHSIRWRSVVVGPDRPVTVRLVGHSGALVADGHQVGMLPTGSAVTVRPHPVPLRLVRLKDDGFFMRFKSRFNPGSYIGG
- a CDS encoding TlyA family RNA methyltransferase, yielding MAPPRRRLDRQLVQVGLAPDATRARELIAERRVLVDGSPGLQAGMLVAESSAVTVEATTRYVTRGGLKLDGALEDLGVAVGGRRCLDAGAGVGGFTDCLLQHGAASVTAVDVGYGDFDWRLRQDPRVTLFERSNLRTMDAAALGEPFDLVVADLSFISLEAVAGQLVAATALGGALVLLVKPQFEAPRGDVGARGIVRDPAVQARAVERVVAALRHQGAETLAEAPSRLTGTHGNQEFFVHARRRPPVDGGGA